The Opitutales bacterium ASA1 genome window below encodes:
- a CDS encoding RNA methyltransferase yields the protein MKAVAAVFARRPECVKRLFFDPETGRAAGDFCRLLAREKRVYRQVPPEELERIAGTVHHGGIVAITDRPVATEVTPDEIAAWSRARRGLVVLDRVGNPHNLGAIVRTAAFFGVPAIVYGVSREQALPGESTYRIAEGGMEFVEVRPVRGLPGFLRAIRPQYQTVGAALQGRPLDQLQIVSRSATRPVALVLGNEEHGLAPPVLAACEHRALIPGTGAIESLNVSAAAAVLMHWFHGRD from the coding sequence ATGAAGGCCGTGGCGGCGGTGTTCGCCCGGCGGCCCGAGTGCGTGAAACGGCTTTTCTTCGATCCCGAAACGGGGCGGGCGGCTGGTGACTTTTGTCGGCTGCTCGCGCGCGAGAAACGCGTCTATCGGCAGGTGCCGCCCGAGGAACTCGAGCGGATCGCCGGTACCGTCCACCACGGCGGTATCGTCGCGATCACCGACCGCCCCGTCGCGACCGAGGTGACACCGGACGAGATCGCGGCTTGGTCGCGAGCGCGACGCGGCTTGGTCGTGCTCGATCGCGTGGGCAATCCTCACAATCTCGGTGCGATCGTCCGCACGGCGGCGTTCTTCGGCGTGCCGGCGATCGTCTACGGGGTTTCGCGGGAGCAGGCGCTTCCCGGCGAATCGACCTACCGAATCGCGGAAGGCGGGATGGAGTTCGTCGAGGTGCGCCCGGTGCGTGGTCTCCCTGGATTCTTGCGCGCGATCCGGCCGCAGTATCAGACGGTGGGTGCGGCGCTCCAAGGGCGTCCCTTGGATCAACTACAGATCGTCTCTCGCAGCGCGACGCGACCCGTCGCTCTCGTGCTCGGCAACGAGGAACACGGACTCGCCCCACCGGTGCTCGCCGCCTGTGAACACCGTGCGCTCATCCCCGGGACCGGCGCGATCGAGTCGCTCAACGTTTCCGCCGCGGCCGCCGTGTTGATGCACTGGTTTCATGGTCGCGATTGA
- a CDS encoding sigma-54 dependent transcriptional regulator, producing the protein MSQERVRLKNAAILVLDDEVLLRRRIAAWLERAGAEVVQAGNLAEARKAAAAMPFDFALVDVNLPDGRGTELLGGKLLGAGTSVIVMTAEGGVAGAVEAMRLGAVDYLTKPFDIEELPFRFERARRSKQQTRVEEHRRTHDSGGGDQFFFGRSLAAMEQQLELILAADRRIVKHPPPVLIEGETGTGKTTIARWIHRRGPRADGPLVEVNCSALPETLAESELFGHEKGAFTDAKSARIGLLEAADGGTLFLDELPSLPLPLQAKLLTALEDHAIRRVGGSRMQEIDTRIVAATNADLRRLVTEGRFREDLFHRLDLFRVRIPPLRERGEDIVALARLLLARIGKRYALSVGEIPETGRKRLLAHQWPGNVRELAHELERAVVFDGGDLRFDALARRLYGTPVGDADSSRTPPWLRDGYTFPEEGFSIEGAVDELVRRALEQTGGNASAAARLLGTTRDFVRYRLRDRSSGR; encoded by the coding sequence ATGAGTCAGGAACGAGTCCGCTTGAAAAACGCCGCGATCCTCGTGCTCGACGACGAGGTGCTGCTGCGGCGCCGGATCGCCGCTTGGCTCGAGCGCGCCGGAGCGGAGGTCGTGCAAGCCGGCAACCTCGCCGAGGCTCGCAAGGCCGCCGCCGCGATGCCTTTCGACTTCGCGCTCGTCGACGTGAACCTGCCCGATGGGCGCGGCACCGAACTGCTCGGCGGCAAGCTTCTCGGCGCCGGTACCAGCGTGATCGTCATGACCGCCGAAGGCGGCGTGGCGGGTGCCGTGGAGGCTATGCGTCTCGGCGCGGTCGATTACCTCACGAAACCCTTCGACATCGAAGAGCTCCCGTTCCGCTTCGAGCGTGCGCGCCGTTCCAAGCAGCAGACGCGCGTCGAAGAGCACCGACGCACTCACGATTCGGGTGGTGGCGACCAGTTCTTCTTCGGCCGCAGCCTGGCCGCAATGGAACAGCAGCTCGAGCTCATCCTCGCTGCCGATCGGCGCATCGTGAAGCACCCGCCCCCGGTGTTGATCGAAGGCGAGACGGGCACGGGAAAGACCACCATCGCGCGTTGGATCCATCGTCGTGGGCCTCGTGCGGACGGCCCCCTCGTCGAGGTCAACTGCTCGGCGTTGCCGGAGACGCTGGCCGAGTCCGAACTCTTCGGGCACGAGAAGGGAGCGTTCACCGACGCCAAGTCCGCCCGCATCGGTCTACTCGAAGCGGCCGACGGCGGCACCCTCTTCCTCGACGAACTTCCGAGTCTGCCGCTTCCTCTCCAAGCCAAACTGCTCACCGCGCTCGAGGACCATGCGATCCGTCGCGTCGGAGGCAGTCGTATGCAGGAAATCGATACACGCATCGTCGCCGCCACCAACGCCGACCTGCGTCGCCTCGTGACCGAAGGTCGTTTTCGCGAGGATCTCTTTCACCGGCTCGATCTCTTCCGGGTGCGGATCCCGCCGTTGCGCGAGCGCGGCGAGGACATCGTCGCACTCGCGCGCCTCTTGCTCGCTCGAATCGGCAAACGCTACGCGTTGTCCGTCGGCGAGATTCCCGAGACGGGACGCAAACGCCTGCTCGCCCATCAGTGGCCGGGCAACGTCCGTGAACTCGCGCACGAGCTGGAGCGCGCCGTGGTCTTCGACGGCGGCGATCTGCGCTTCGACGCGCTCGCGCGCCGGCTCTACGGCACGCCCGTCGGCGATGCCGACTCGTCGCGGACCCCGCCGTGGTTGCGCGATGGATACACGTTTCCCGAAGAAGGGTTCTCGATCGAAGGCGCGGTCGACGAGCTCGTGCGACGTGCGCTCGAGCAGACGGGTGGAAACGCATCCGCGGCCGCACGCCTGCTCGGCACCACCCGCGACTTCGTCCGCTATCGCCTCAGGGATCGAAGCTCCGGGCGCTGA